The following are encoded in a window of Sphaerisporangium siamense genomic DNA:
- a CDS encoding transglycosylase SLT domain-containing protein yields the protein MTDMGAVAALPGGQELVALADKTKGDPAAIRGIAARWRKAAGGCAEPFETLGAAVTRVDAAWKGASADAFVTYMRRYVRAGDALHDALGACANSLDTVAGAVERARGDVVDVCDDLLAWVADYRRRNPHATEEQLKAGISEQVGKAVSLAKGYVRSAETALSTASGEIGEHLKGASPTFASIPAAGDQTFVPLPGNDTEWTPVPAGEIDPALRGGGGGPSSGGGFGGYGPSGPPPPGGGPAPKGEVAEWIRQAVEILRAHGYPVEKMNMNDIWMIIQHESGGNPHAINNWDSNAAAGHPSKGLMQTIDPTFSRWSLPGHKNIYDPIDNIIAGVRYAIERYGSVSNVPGVVGRKNGSGYVGY from the coding sequence ATGACCGACATGGGGGCCGTAGCGGCGCTCCCCGGCGGTCAGGAACTCGTCGCCCTGGCCGACAAGACCAAAGGCGACCCGGCCGCCATCCGAGGCATCGCGGCACGCTGGCGCAAGGCCGCGGGCGGCTGCGCCGAACCGTTCGAGACGCTCGGCGCGGCCGTCACCCGGGTGGACGCGGCGTGGAAGGGCGCCTCGGCCGACGCCTTCGTCACCTACATGCGGCGGTACGTGCGGGCCGGCGACGCGCTGCACGACGCGCTCGGCGCCTGCGCCAACTCCCTCGACACCGTCGCGGGAGCGGTCGAGCGGGCCCGGGGCGACGTCGTGGACGTCTGCGACGACCTGCTCGCCTGGGTGGCCGACTACCGGCGGCGCAACCCGCACGCCACCGAGGAGCAGCTCAAGGCCGGCATCTCCGAGCAGGTCGGCAAGGCCGTGTCGCTCGCCAAGGGGTACGTCCGGAGCGCCGAGACCGCGCTGTCCACGGCGTCCGGCGAGATCGGCGAGCACCTCAAGGGCGCCTCGCCCACCTTCGCGTCCATTCCCGCCGCAGGGGACCAGACGTTCGTCCCCCTCCCCGGGAACGACACCGAGTGGACACCGGTCCCCGCCGGCGAGATCGACCCGGCACTGCGCGGTGGCGGCGGGGGGCCCTCCTCGGGCGGTGGTTTCGGCGGGTACGGCCCGAGCGGCCCGCCGCCCCCGGGCGGTGGGCCCGCCCCCAAGGGGGAGGTCGCCGAGTGGATACGCCAGGCCGTGGAGATACTCAGGGCCCACGGCTACCCGGTCGAGAAGATGAACATGAACGACATCTGGATGATCATCCAGCACGAGTCCGGCGGCAACCCGCACGCCATCAACAACTGGGACTCCAACGCCGCCGCCGGTCACCCCTCCAAGGGGCTCATGCAGACCATCGACCCGACCTTCTCCCGCTGGTCGCTGCCCGGCCACAAGAACATCTACGACCCGATCGACAACATCATCGCCGGCGTCCGCTACGCCATCGAGCGCTACGGCTCGGTGTCCAACGTCCCCGGCGTCGTCGGCAGGAAGAACGGCTCCGGCTACGTCGGCTACTGA
- a CDS encoding SAM-dependent methyltransferase — translation MTEGTSPKLDQSRPNSARMWNYWVGGKDYYPVDQEVGDKIIEVFPNILDVARHSRAFLGRAVRHLAGEAGIRQFLDVGTGLPTHDNTHEVAQRIAPESRIVYVDNDPLVLVHAQALLTSSPQGRCAYIDADVRDPAKILAGAAETLDLGRPVALMMLGIMGNVTDDEEAYRIVRHLLNALAPGSYLALNDGTSVVHGSARDDAIEISNDEGGEPYVSRTPEQIARFFDGLELLDPGVVPTSRWRPENTPFGVPDAVDAFCGLARKP, via the coding sequence GTGACAGAGGGCACTTCCCCCAAGCTTGATCAGAGTCGTCCGAATTCCGCGCGGATGTGGAACTACTGGGTGGGCGGCAAGGACTACTACCCGGTCGACCAAGAGGTCGGCGACAAGATCATCGAGGTGTTCCCGAACATCCTCGACGTCGCCCGGCATTCCCGGGCCTTCCTCGGCCGCGCGGTGCGCCACCTGGCCGGCGAGGCGGGCATCCGGCAGTTCCTGGACGTCGGCACGGGGCTTCCCACGCACGACAACACGCACGAGGTCGCCCAGCGGATCGCGCCCGAGAGCCGCATCGTCTACGTGGACAACGACCCTCTGGTCCTGGTGCACGCGCAGGCGCTGCTGACCAGCAGCCCGCAGGGCAGGTGCGCCTACATCGACGCCGACGTGCGCGACCCCGCCAAGATCCTCGCCGGGGCGGCGGAGACGCTGGACCTCGGCCGCCCGGTGGCGCTGATGATGCTGGGCATCATGGGCAACGTCACCGACGATGAGGAGGCGTACCGGATCGTGCGCCACCTGCTGAACGCGCTCGCGCCGGGCAGTTACCTGGCGCTCAACGACGGCACCAGCGTCGTCCACGGCTCGGCCCGCGACGACGCGATCGAGATCTCCAACGACGAGGGCGGCGAGCCGTACGTGTCCCGCACCCCCGAGCAGATCGCGCGGTTCTTCGACGGCCTCGAACTCCTGGACCCGGGCGTGGTCCCGACCTCCCGGTGGCGCCCGGAGAACACCCCGTTCGGCGTCCCCGACGCCGTGGACGCCTTCTGCGGCCTCGCCAGGAAGCCCTAG
- the eccCa gene encoding type VII secretion protein EccCa, whose product MGTVVVRRPERRPPPAPPRGEILLESPPEIPETTSGGFGQILTFMPMVAGGAAMGLMFTAGAGGSPIMYVASGMFALSMVGMSLSQLGRASGERKSRLNGLRRDYFRYLSQTRRKVRRAARQQREALQWNGPDPDALWSFVMGPRLWERRPRDGDFATVRAGTGTQRLAVQLIPPDSKPVEDLDAMAAGALRRFVRAHSSVDDLPIALALHSFARILPTGDPAAARDLVRALIGQLAVFHSPEDMRIAVCAGKEWLAQWEWVKWLPHALHSEEIDAAGPVRLIAEDLRDLDRLLGGELKDRGRFRPGASAESLPYHVVILDGGYVPQDSQLGADAIQGVTVIDLGGAAAPVEEGATLRLEVLSDRFNRVVLDHAGKEIVNGLGRPDRLTYLQADALARQLAPLRASPAKSGDGQDVLGADMTLTDLLGVADPLRLDIPGLWRPRAARNRLRVPIGLGADGRVVELDIKESAQGGMGPHGLIIGATGSGKSELLRTLVLGLAATHSSEILNFVLVDFKGGATFLGLDTLPHVSAVITNLEDELPLVDRMYDALNGEMVRRQELLRAAGNYASLRDYERAREQGADLRAMPTLFVVLDEFSELLSAKPEFIDLFVMIGRLGRSLGVHLLLASQRLEEGRLRGLDTHLSYRIGLRTFSAMESRVVLGVADAYELPPAPGNGYLKFDNSGMTRFKAAYVSGAFAPESRQERRAPADRRQVVVYGTSHIPVPTPVRRPEPEPRPPAVGRDSLLDIMVRQFQGHGPPAHRIWLPPLAEPLTLSHLLPPLSITREHGLSTTGWAGRGKLRAVLGIVDRPFEQRRDPLGVDLSGAAGHLAVVGAPQSGKSTLLRTLIAGLALTHTPREAQFYCLDFGGGTLSSLEGLPHVGGVANRLDGDRVRRTVAEVTALMQRREREFAERGIDSFATYRRMVAEGAITGNEFGDVFLVVDGWLTVRQEFDALEPTITDLAARGLGYGVHVVAATNKWSEFRPGIRDLFGSRLELRLGDAYESEVNRKTALAVPEGMPGRGLTREGFHFLGALPRIDGVRQTDDLTVGVRALVDAVREAWQGPPAPRVRLLPAVLPADALPGPEQTGARVPIGIDEATLSPVSADFETDPHLTVIGDTESGKSNLLRLVAEGIVARHTPAQARLIVIDYRRSLLDAAYTEHRIGYAASSTTAAEMVLEAREALTKRLPPPDLTPDQLRSRTWWKGADLYFVVDDYDLVATGANPIAPLLDLLPQARDIGLHLVLARAMGGAGRAMYDPVMQRLKDMASPAVILSGDRDEGVLFGVRPHALPPGRGYYVDRRSGSRLIQTAFLAPSAPQS is encoded by the coding sequence GTGGGAACTGTCGTCGTCCGGCGTCCCGAGCGCCGGCCGCCTCCGGCGCCGCCCCGCGGCGAGATCCTGCTGGAGTCCCCGCCGGAGATCCCCGAGACCACCTCCGGTGGGTTCGGGCAGATCCTCACCTTCATGCCGATGGTCGCCGGCGGCGCCGCCATGGGCCTGATGTTCACCGCCGGCGCGGGCGGCAGCCCCATCATGTACGTCGCCAGCGGCATGTTCGCGCTGTCCATGGTCGGCATGAGCCTGAGCCAGCTCGGCCGGGCCTCCGGCGAGCGCAAGTCCCGCCTCAACGGCCTGCGCCGCGACTACTTCCGCTACCTGTCCCAGACCCGCAGGAAGGTGCGCAGGGCGGCGCGGCAGCAGCGCGAGGCGCTCCAGTGGAACGGCCCCGACCCCGACGCGCTCTGGTCGTTCGTCATGGGCCCCCGCCTGTGGGAGCGGCGCCCCCGCGACGGCGACTTCGCCACCGTGCGGGCCGGCACCGGCACCCAGCGGCTCGCCGTCCAGCTCATCCCGCCCGACTCCAAGCCCGTCGAGGACCTCGACGCCATGGCCGCCGGCGCGCTGCGCCGCTTCGTCCGCGCCCACTCCTCCGTGGACGACCTGCCGATCGCGCTGGCCCTGCACTCCTTCGCCCGCATCCTGCCCACCGGCGACCCCGCCGCCGCGCGCGACCTGGTCAGGGCGCTGATCGGGCAGCTCGCCGTCTTCCACTCCCCGGAGGACATGCGGATCGCCGTGTGCGCCGGCAAGGAATGGCTGGCCCAGTGGGAGTGGGTCAAATGGCTGCCGCACGCCCTGCACTCCGAGGAGATCGACGCCGCCGGCCCCGTCCGGCTCATCGCCGAAGACCTGCGCGACCTCGACCGGCTGCTCGGCGGCGAGCTGAAGGACCGCGGCCGGTTCCGGCCCGGCGCCTCCGCCGAGTCGCTGCCCTACCACGTGGTGATCCTGGACGGCGGGTACGTCCCGCAGGACTCCCAGCTCGGCGCGGACGCCATCCAGGGCGTCACCGTCATCGACCTCGGCGGCGCCGCCGCGCCGGTGGAGGAGGGCGCCACGCTGCGGCTGGAGGTCCTGTCCGACCGGTTCAACCGCGTCGTCCTCGACCACGCGGGCAAGGAGATCGTCAACGGCCTCGGCCGCCCCGACCGGCTGACGTACCTGCAGGCCGACGCGCTGGCCCGCCAGCTCGCCCCGCTGCGCGCCTCCCCGGCCAAGAGCGGCGACGGCCAGGACGTCCTCGGCGCCGACATGACGCTCACCGACCTGCTCGGCGTCGCCGACCCGCTGCGCCTGGACATCCCCGGGCTGTGGCGTCCGCGGGCGGCGCGCAACCGGCTGCGGGTGCCGATCGGCCTCGGCGCCGACGGCCGCGTGGTCGAGCTGGACATCAAGGAGTCCGCCCAGGGCGGCATGGGACCGCACGGGCTGATCATCGGCGCGACCGGCTCCGGCAAGAGCGAGCTGCTGCGCACGCTCGTGCTCGGCCTCGCCGCCACCCACTCCTCCGAGATCCTCAACTTCGTGCTCGTCGACTTCAAGGGCGGCGCGACCTTCCTCGGCCTGGACACGCTCCCGCACGTCTCGGCGGTCATCACCAACCTGGAGGACGAGCTACCCCTCGTCGACCGCATGTACGACGCGCTCAACGGCGAGATGGTGCGCCGCCAGGAGCTGCTGCGCGCCGCCGGCAACTACGCCTCGCTGCGCGACTACGAGCGCGCCAGGGAACAGGGCGCCGACCTGCGGGCCATGCCCACGCTGTTCGTCGTCCTGGACGAGTTCAGCGAGCTGCTGTCGGCCAAGCCCGAGTTCATCGACCTGTTCGTCATGATCGGCCGCCTCGGCCGCTCGCTCGGCGTCCACCTGCTGCTCGCCTCGCAGCGCCTGGAGGAGGGCAGGCTGCGCGGCCTGGACACCCACCTGTCCTACCGGATCGGCCTGCGTACCTTCTCGGCCATGGAGAGCCGCGTCGTGCTCGGCGTCGCCGACGCCTACGAGCTGCCCCCCGCGCCCGGCAACGGCTACCTGAAGTTCGACAACAGCGGCATGACCCGCTTCAAGGCCGCCTACGTCTCCGGCGCGTTCGCCCCCGAGAGCCGCCAGGAGCGCCGCGCCCCCGCCGACCGCCGCCAGGTCGTCGTCTACGGCACCTCCCACATCCCCGTGCCCACGCCCGTGCGGCGGCCCGAGCCCGAGCCGCGGCCCCCGGCGGTGGGCAGGGACAGCCTGCTCGACATCATGGTCCGCCAGTTCCAGGGGCACGGCCCGCCCGCACACCGCATCTGGCTGCCGCCGCTGGCCGAGCCGCTCACGCTCAGCCACCTGCTGCCGCCGCTCAGCATCACCCGCGAGCACGGCCTGTCCACCACCGGCTGGGCCGGGCGCGGCAAGCTGCGCGCGGTCCTCGGCATCGTGGACCGGCCCTTCGAGCAGCGCCGGGACCCGCTCGGCGTCGACCTGTCCGGCGCGGCCGGCCACCTCGCCGTCGTCGGCGCGCCGCAGAGCGGCAAGAGCACGCTGCTGCGCACGCTCATCGCCGGGCTCGCGCTCACCCACACCCCGCGCGAGGCGCAGTTCTACTGCCTGGACTTCGGCGGCGGCACGCTGTCCTCCCTCGAAGGGCTGCCGCACGTGGGCGGCGTGGCCAACCGCCTGGACGGCGACCGCGTCCGCCGCACCGTCGCCGAGGTCACCGCGCTGATGCAGCGGCGCGAGCGCGAGTTCGCCGAACGGGGCATCGACTCCTTCGCCACCTACCGGCGCATGGTCGCCGAGGGCGCGATCACCGGCAACGAGTTCGGCGACGTCTTCCTGGTCGTGGACGGCTGGCTGACCGTCCGCCAGGAGTTCGACGCGCTGGAGCCCACCATCACCGACCTGGCCGCCCGCGGCCTGGGCTACGGCGTCCACGTCGTCGCCGCGACCAACAAGTGGTCGGAGTTCCGGCCCGGCATCCGCGACCTGTTCGGCTCCCGGCTGGAGCTGCGGCTCGGCGACGCCTACGAGTCCGAGGTGAACCGCAAGACGGCGCTGGCCGTGCCCGAGGGCATGCCGGGGCGGGGACTCACCCGCGAGGGGTTCCACTTCCTCGGCGCGCTGCCCCGCATCGACGGCGTCCGGCAGACCGACGACCTCACCGTGGGCGTCCGCGCGCTCGTCGACGCCGTCCGCGAGGCGTGGCAGGGGCCGCCCGCGCCGCGCGTCCGGCTGCTGCCCGCCGTCCTGCCCGCCGACGCGCTGCCGGGGCCGGAGCAGACCGGGGCGCGCGTCCCCATCGGCATCGACGAGGCCACCCTGTCCCCGGTCTCGGCCGACTTCGAGACCGACCCGCACCTGACCGTTATCGGCGACACCGAGAGCGGCAAGTCCAACCTGCTGCGGCTGGTCGCGGAAGGGATCGTCGCCCGGCACACTCCCGCGCAGGCGCGGCTCATCGTCATCGACTACCGGCGCTCGCTGCTGGACGCCGCCTATACCGAGCACCGCATAGGCTACGCCGCCTCCAGCACCACGGCGGCCGAGATGGTCCTGGAGGCGCGCGAGGCGCTGACCAAGCGGCTTCCGCCGCCGGACCTCACCCCCGACCAACTCCGTTCGCGCACCTGGTGGAAGGGCGCCGACCTGTACTTCGTCGTGGACGACTACGACCTGGTCGCCACCGGGGCCAACCCCATCGCGCCGCTGCTGGACCTGCTGCCGCAGGCGCGCGACATCGGCCTGCACCTGGTGCTCGCCCGCGCGATGGGCGGCGCGGGGCGGGCGATGTACGACCCGGTCATGCAGCGCCTCAAGGACATGGCCAGCCCGGCCGTCATCCTGTCCGGCGACCGTGACGAGGGCGTGCTGTTCGGCGTCCGCCCGCACGCGCTGCCGCCCGGCCGCGGGTACTACGTGGACCGCCGCTCCGGCAGCCGCCTGATCCAGACCGCCTTCCTGGCCCCGTCGGCTCCCCAGAGCTGA
- the eccD gene encoding type VII secretion integral membrane protein EccD: MTLNPTAGPPPIPGPPAGPPAPDGAPRAAVLHPPGPAVAMSRVTIVTPRKRVDLAIPSDLPLAHLLPNLLAAAGESPDQAAFTTTGWALQRVGGRPLSLDAGLSALGVRDGEVLYLLPRPSELPEAVFDDVADTIATGIKERSGRWQPRHTRATGLGATAACLVAGALALTVAVAGPPWRLATIVAGALALLLVGAGAALSRALGDAGAGAVAGYAALPYAFLAGLFATGGDAGLTWFGAPGLLAAFAVTALAATIAGWAVAEGLPAFFGVALASITGAAGAAAVMVWGVPAPGVAALTAALVLACTPLIPTLSFRLARLPLPSAPRNADELRADDQELDGPDVKRRAVDAERFATGLAAGVALVAVAAELLLLGSPGWTGVAMRVTLAFALLMRARVFLGVGQRLWLIGAGLAGLVLLLVAVALTGTTAALLVLPGLLVMAAIAAGMGLFLPQRRPTPFWGRAGDIVEFVLIAGMFPLALGVLDVYSWVRGLAG; the protein is encoded by the coding sequence GTGACGCTGAACCCCACGGCGGGACCACCCCCCATACCGGGACCGCCGGCCGGACCGCCCGCGCCGGACGGGGCGCCCCGCGCGGCCGTCCTGCATCCGCCCGGCCCGGCCGTGGCGATGAGCCGGGTCACGATCGTCACCCCCCGCAAGCGGGTCGACCTGGCGATCCCCTCCGACCTCCCGCTCGCCCACCTGCTGCCGAACCTCCTGGCCGCCGCGGGCGAGAGCCCCGACCAGGCCGCGTTCACCACGACCGGCTGGGCGCTCCAGCGCGTGGGCGGCAGGCCGCTCAGCCTGGACGCGGGCCTGTCGGCGCTCGGCGTGCGCGACGGCGAGGTGCTGTACCTGCTGCCCCGCCCGTCCGAGCTGCCCGAGGCCGTCTTCGACGACGTCGCCGACACCATCGCCACCGGCATCAAGGAGAGGTCCGGCCGCTGGCAGCCCCGCCACACCCGGGCCACCGGTCTCGGCGCCACCGCGGCCTGCCTGGTCGCGGGCGCGCTCGCCCTCACCGTCGCCGTCGCCGGTCCGCCGTGGCGGCTCGCCACGATCGTCGCGGGCGCGCTCGCCCTGCTGCTGGTGGGCGCGGGGGCCGCGCTGTCGCGGGCGCTCGGCGACGCGGGGGCCGGAGCCGTCGCCGGGTACGCCGCCCTGCCGTACGCCTTCCTGGCCGGGCTCTTCGCCACGGGCGGGGACGCGGGCCTGACGTGGTTCGGCGCGCCCGGCCTGCTCGCGGCGTTCGCCGTCACCGCGCTCGCCGCCACGATCGCCGGCTGGGCCGTCGCCGAAGGGCTCCCCGCCTTCTTCGGCGTCGCGCTCGCCTCGATCACCGGGGCCGCGGGCGCCGCCGCCGTCATGGTGTGGGGCGTGCCCGCCCCGGGCGTCGCCGCGCTGACCGCCGCCCTCGTGCTGGCCTGCACGCCGCTGATCCCCACGCTGTCGTTCCGGCTGGCACGGCTGCCGCTGCCGTCCGCCCCCAGGAACGCCGACGAACTGCGCGCCGACGACCAGGAGCTCGACGGGCCCGACGTCAAGAGGCGCGCCGTGGACGCCGAGCGGTTCGCCACCGGCCTCGCCGCGGGCGTCGCCCTGGTCGCGGTCGCCGCCGAGCTGCTCCTGCTCGGCTCGCCCGGGTGGACCGGCGTGGCCATGCGGGTCACGCTGGCCTTCGCCCTGCTGATGCGCGCCCGGGTCTTCCTCGGCGTCGGCCAGCGCCTGTGGCTGATCGGAGCCGGGCTCGCGGGCCTGGTGCTCCTGCTGGTCGCGGTGGCGCTGACCGGGACCACGGCCGCGCTGCTCGTCCTGCCGGGGCTGCTCGTCATGGCGGCGATCGCGGCGGGCATGGGGCTGTTCCTCCCCCAGCGCCGCCCCACGCCGTTCTGGGGACGCGCCGGGGACATCGTGGAGTTCGTGCTGATCGCCGGGATGTTCCCGCTGGCCCTCGGCGTGCTGGACGTCTACTCCTGGGTGCGCGGCCTGGCCGGGTGA
- a CDS encoding YbaB/EbfC family nucleoid-associated protein: protein MTEFGDFAGIDLEKLLNQAQEQFARVEGLQRRLAELVGRAQDKDHLVTVEYGAEGLRELELNPRAMRLASNDLAALIKTVSGDAARDLREKTDEAMAEVFGAEDDPMRLLEDPEAAIARAKEAEDAYNRVFDDVMSELDRVRRRLDL, encoded by the coding sequence ATGACCGAGTTCGGCGACTTCGCCGGCATCGACCTGGAGAAGCTGCTCAACCAGGCCCAGGAGCAGTTCGCCCGCGTCGAAGGGCTGCAACGGCGGCTCGCCGAGCTAGTGGGCCGTGCCCAGGACAAGGACCACCTGGTCACCGTCGAGTACGGCGCCGAGGGGCTGCGCGAGCTGGAGCTGAACCCGCGCGCCATGCGGCTGGCCTCCAACGACCTGGCCGCGCTGATCAAGACGGTGTCCGGGGACGCGGCCCGCGACCTGCGCGAGAAGACGGACGAGGCCATGGCGGAGGTCTTCGGCGCCGAGGACGACCCCATGCGCCTGCTGGAGGACCCCGAGGCCGCGATCGCCCGCGCCAAGGAGGCCGAGGACGCCTACAACCGCGTCTTCGACGACGTCATGTCCGAGCTGGACCGCGTCCGCCGCCGCCTCGACCTCTGA
- a CDS encoding WXG100 family type VII secretion target — protein sequence MSYENGVTLHTIGLAGMAAFSALNPRGWPIFLMAGASLANPGGMDKAARDWHSVAADFDGLVTELTNLTNGVPDEKWTAEDRKAFEASVAAFKQELKKSGNVHGGVGDSMDNLAKLYYAFSLVVFSVGGILLALVGAVAAAMATGVGAAPAQAAAGAIATGLQRVVAAAQKKKLLALGVASGLMYAVYMWNQSKQGELQQKGMNPSGGGQPMFTQVATLNLTTGDSALPGTGTLPGVPGLPADGTLPGAPRVS from the coding sequence ATGAGCTACGAGAACGGCGTCACGCTGCACACCATCGGGCTCGCGGGCATGGCGGCGTTCTCGGCGCTCAACCCGCGCGGATGGCCCATCTTCCTCATGGCCGGCGCGTCGCTCGCCAACCCCGGCGGCATGGACAAGGCCGCGCGCGACTGGCACAGCGTCGCCGCCGACTTCGACGGCCTGGTCACCGAGCTGACCAACCTCACCAACGGTGTGCCGGACGAGAAGTGGACCGCCGAGGACCGCAAGGCGTTCGAGGCGAGCGTCGCGGCCTTCAAGCAGGAGCTGAAGAAGAGCGGCAACGTCCACGGGGGCGTCGGCGACAGCATGGACAACCTGGCCAAGCTGTACTACGCTTTCTCGCTGGTGGTGTTCTCCGTGGGCGGCATCCTGCTGGCCCTGGTCGGCGCGGTCGCCGCCGCGATGGCCACCGGGGTCGGCGCGGCCCCGGCGCAGGCCGCCGCGGGTGCCATCGCCACGGGGCTCCAGAGGGTGGTCGCCGCGGCCCAGAAGAAGAAGCTGCTCGCGCTGGGTGTCGCGTCGGGCCTGATGTACGCCGTCTACATGTGGAACCAGAGCAAGCAGGGGGAGCTCCAGCAGAAGGGGATGAACCCCAGCGGCGGCGGCCAGCCGATGTTCACCCAGGTCGCCACGCTGAACCTGACCACCGGCGACAGCGCCCTCCCCGGCACGGGAACCCTCCCCGGCGTCCCCGGGCTGCCCGCCGACGGCACCCTCCCCGGCGCTCCCCGGGTGAGCTAG
- the eccB gene encoding type VII secretion protein EccB has translation MQTRRDLYQAHRLMMQRLGTALLQGEPDVPESPMRRHNVAMFCGVLLAVLVTAAFGIWGLIRPGGATALTEPGTLIVEEETGATYVYSEREARLLPVANYVSARLLLDAPQVTVRTVSSASLQGFSRGALVGIPGAPDSLPRPERLVHGPWSACVAEAVEPDGTRRPYSTLVGGMDVGGRPFGPEAMIADDGQQSWVVLADRRMRVPDSVVRALAEGRDRLVPASWLNALPIGPDFRAPKIPGLGRATRGPDGRASAAGRVYKVPGVTGGGDRWYVLLRDGLATLTQTQATLLLEDPATKAAYGRAPVEPVEVDAAHANAAPRSATSLAAEGLPATMPVIGVPDRSAPLCAVYSDTRKGSTRARLTIGGRLRMPAPAAAGSDQDHFDQVLLPPGGAVLAGLLPGDGQLDAVRDYSLVTDQGRRFPLVSADLVAKLGYGDTDVAPVPAHLLHLIPEGPVLDPAAARTPVPITATDVSTGTVRP, from the coding sequence ATGCAGACCCGTCGCGATCTCTACCAGGCGCACCGGCTGATGATGCAGCGGCTCGGGACGGCGCTGCTCCAGGGCGAGCCCGACGTCCCCGAGTCGCCCATGCGCCGGCACAACGTCGCCATGTTCTGCGGCGTCCTGCTGGCGGTGCTGGTGACGGCCGCGTTCGGCATCTGGGGGCTGATCAGGCCGGGCGGCGCCACCGCGCTCACCGAGCCCGGCACGCTGATCGTCGAGGAGGAGACCGGCGCGACGTACGTGTACAGCGAACGCGAGGCCAGGCTGCTGCCGGTGGCCAACTACGTCTCGGCGCGCCTGCTGCTGGACGCCCCGCAGGTCACGGTGCGCACGGTGTCGTCGGCGTCGCTGCAGGGGTTCTCGCGCGGGGCGCTGGTGGGCATCCCGGGCGCGCCGGACTCGCTGCCCCGGCCCGAGCGGCTGGTCCACGGCCCGTGGTCGGCGTGCGTCGCCGAGGCCGTGGAGCCGGACGGCACGCGCAGGCCGTACAGCACGCTGGTGGGCGGCATGGACGTCGGCGGCAGGCCGTTCGGGCCGGAGGCGATGATCGCCGACGACGGGCAGCAGTCCTGGGTGGTGCTGGCCGACCGCCGCATGCGCGTGCCGGACTCGGTCGTGCGCGCGCTGGCCGAGGGCCGGGACCGCCTGGTGCCGGCGAGCTGGCTGAACGCGCTGCCCATCGGCCCGGACTTCCGGGCGCCCAAGATCCCCGGGCTCGGGCGCGCGACCCGGGGCCCCGACGGCCGGGCGTCGGCGGCCGGGCGGGTGTACAAGGTGCCGGGCGTGACCGGCGGCGGGGACCGCTGGTACGTGCTGCTGCGCGACGGCCTCGCGACGCTGACCCAGACGCAGGCCACCCTCCTGCTGGAGGACCCGGCCACCAAGGCGGCGTACGGCCGCGCTCCCGTGGAGCCGGTCGAGGTGGACGCCGCGCACGCCAACGCGGCGCCCCGGTCGGCCACCTCTCTGGCCGCCGAGGGCCTGCCCGCGACGATGCCGGTGATCGGCGTCCCGGACCGGTCGGCCCCGCTGTGCGCGGTGTACTCCGACACGCGGAAGGGGTCCACGCGGGCGCGGCTGACGATCGGCGGGCGGCTGCGGATGCCGGCGCCGGCCGCGGCGGGCTCCGACCAGGACCATTTCGACCAGGTGCTGCTGCCGCCGGGGGGCGCGGTGCTCGCGGGGCTGCTCCCGGGCGACGGGCAGCTCGACGCGGTGCGGGACTACTCGCTGGTCACCGACCAGGGCCGCAGGTTCCCGCTGGTCTCGGCCGACCTGGTGGCCAAGCTGGGGTACGGCGACACCGACGTCGCGCCGGTGCCCGCCCACCTGCTGCACCTGATCCCCGAGGGCCCCGTCCTGGACCCGGCCGCCGCGCGCACGCCCGTGCCGATCACCGCGACGGACGTCTCGACGGGCACCGTCAGGCCGTGA
- a CDS encoding WXG100 family type VII secretion target, whose product MGQQTAANLPQIVEAAKKTDTAHSLIGGIQTQLQGHVTDLRAGWGGQSGMAFESVYDQWNTELGIVLRELQELARKLHATESQYRRTEDAQAATAQRLTADING is encoded by the coding sequence GTGGGCCAGCAGACCGCTGCGAATCTCCCTCAGATCGTCGAGGCCGCCAAGAAGACCGACACCGCGCACTCCCTGATCGGCGGCATCCAGACCCAGCTCCAGGGCCACGTGACCGACCTGCGCGCGGGCTGGGGCGGCCAGTCGGGAATGGCGTTCGAGTCGGTGTACGACCAGTGGAACACCGAGCTCGGCATCGTGCTGCGTGAGCTGCAGGAACTCGCGAGGAAGCTGCACGCCACCGAGTCCCAGTACCGCAGGACCGAGGACGCGCAGGCCGCCACGGCCCAGCGGCTCACCGCCGACATCAACGGCTGA
- a CDS encoding WXG100 family type VII secretion target, whose product MAGINNDVDRTLVNFGTMATGRQDFARQWQAMEGTLQQLETDLDRLLGEWDGDARNAYWSARAQWDAASGRMAALLQRLGAVIEQGHENFSLAEKANVAMFDGK is encoded by the coding sequence ATGGCTGGCATCAACAACGACGTCGACCGCACGCTGGTCAATTTCGGCACGATGGCCACCGGGCGCCAGGACTTCGCCCGCCAGTGGCAGGCGATGGAGGGCACGCTCCAGCAGCTCGAAACCGACCTCGACCGCCTGCTCGGCGAGTGGGACGGCGACGCGCGCAACGCCTACTGGTCCGCGCGGGCGCAGTGGGACGCCGCCTCCGGGCGCATGGCCGCCCTGCTCCAGCGGCTCGGCGCGGTGATCGAGCAGGGGCACGAGAACTTCTCGCTCGCCGAGAAGGCCAACGTCGCCATGTTCGACGGCAAGTGA